One genomic region from Rosa rugosa chromosome 1, drRosRugo1.1, whole genome shotgun sequence encodes:
- the LOC133715577 gene encoding phosphoserine aminotransferase 1, chloroplastic, with translation MAMATSPHSLLLQNPTPTFLKNPKLPFTAVPMTSTRISTTAKPISIKCAATTTPIQDLRPNPPESQDRVFNFAAGPANLPENVLKKAQSELYNWRGSGMSVMEMSHRGKEFSSIIQKAESDLRTLLNIPQEYSVLFLQGGATTQFAAIPLNLCKPDDKVDYLVSGSWGDKAFKEAQKYSKPKVIWSGKSEKYTKIPAFDALEQTPDAKYLHICANETIHGVEFKTYPTPKNGLLIADMSSNFCSKPVDVSKFGIIYAGAQKNVGPSGVTIVIIRKDLIGNAQEVTPVMLDYKIHDDNNSLYNTPPCYGIYMCGLVFEDLLEQGGLAGIEKKNKKKGELLYNAIDGSNGFYRCPVEKSVRSLMNVPFTLEKSELEAEFIKEAAKEKMVQLKGHRSVGGMRASIYNAMPLAGVEKLVAFMKDFQAKHA, from the coding sequence ATGGCAATGGCAACCTCACCTCACTCCCTCCTCCTCCAAAACCCAACTCCCACTTTCCTCAAAAACCCCAAACTACCCTTCACCGCCGTCCCCATGACCTCCACCCGAATCTCCACCACCGCAAAACCCATCTCGATCAAATGCGCTGCCACCACGACCCCAATCCAAGATCTCCGCCCGAACCCGCCCGAGTCCCAAGATCGGGTCTTCAACTTCGCCGCCGGGCCCGCCAACCTCCCGGAGAACGTCCTCAAGAAGGCCCAATCGGAGCTCTACAACTGGCGCGGATCTGGCATGAGCGTCATGGAAATGAGCCACCGCGGCAAGGAATTCTCCTCCATAATCCAGAAGGCCGAGTCCGACCTCCGAACCCTCTTGAATATTCCCCAAGAATATTCCGTCCTCTTCCTCCAAGGCGGCGCCACCACCCAGTTCGCCGCGATCCCACTCAATCTGTGCAAGCCCGATGATAAAGTGGATTACTTGGTCTCCGGGTCGTGGGGCGACAAGGCCTTCAAGGAGGCCCAGAAGTACAGCAAGCCCAAGGTGATCTGGTCCGGTAAGTCGGAAAAGTACACAAAGATTCCGGCGTTTGATGCTCTAGAGCAGACCCCAGATGCTAAGTACCTGCATATATGTGCTAATGAGACCATTCATGGGGTTGAGTTCAAAACCTACCCAACCCCCAAAAATGGGCTCTTGATTGCTGATATGTCCTCCAATTTTTGCTCAAAGCCTGTGGACGTTTCGAAATTCGGGATCATCTACGCCGGGGCACAGAAGAATGTGGGGCCGTCTGGGGTGACCATTGTGATCATCAGGAAGGATCTGATTGGAAATGCTCAGGAAGTCACACCAGTAATGCTGGATTACAAGATTCATGATGATAACAATTCGTTGTATAATACTCCTCCCTGTTATGGGATTTACATGTGTGGGCTTGTGTTTGAGGATTTGCTGGAGCAGGGCGGCTTGGCCGGGAttgagaagaagaacaagaagaagggGGAGCTGCTGTACAATGCCATTGATGGGAGCAATGGTTTTTACAGGTGCCCGGTGGAGAAGTCGGTGAGGTCATTGATGAATGTGCCGTTTACGCTTGAGAAATCGGAGTTGGAAGCCGAGTTTATCAAGGAGGCGGCTAAGGAGAAGATGGTGCAGCTCAAGGGGCATAGGTCAGTGGGAGGAATGAGGGCCTCTATATATAATGCTATGCCTTTGGCTGGGGTGGAGAAGTTGGTTGCTTTCATGAAGGACTTTCaggcaaagcatgcttga
- the LOC133715596 gene encoding serine acetyltransferase 2 isoform X1, whose product MACVTDESWVALPRMLSERLSLREEEAKEEEEPGFFDSESAAYRLEKVFPVYALGIQKPESESESDPVVVADSSDDPIWDAVREEAKLEAEKEPILSSFLYASILAHDCLEQALGFVLANRLQNPTLLATQLMDIFTNVMMHDRDIQRSARLDVQAFKERDPACLSYCSALLYLKGYLALQVYRVAHSLWSQGRKVLALALQSRVSEVFGVDIHPASKIGEGVLLDHGTGVVIGETAVIGNRVSLMQGVTLGGTGKEIGDRHPKIGEGALIGASATILGNIKIGRGAMIAACSLVLKDVPPHSMVAGIPAKVIGYVDEKDPSLTMKHDATKEFFENVAVKFRDARSAGGQTSEKSDGST is encoded by the exons ATGGCCTGCGTGACCGACGAGAGCTGGGTCGCGCTGCCCAGAATGCTATCGGAGCGTTTGTCTTTGAGGGAGGAAGAggccaaggaggaggaggagcccGGGTTTTTCGACTCCGAGTCCGCCGCGTACAGGTTGGAGAAGGTTTTTCCGGTGTACGCATTGGGGATTCAGAAACCCGAGTCCGAGTCCGAGTCCGACCCGGTTGTTGTGGCTGACAGTTCGGACGACCCGATTTGGGACGCTGTCAGGGAAGAGGCCAAGTTGGAG GCAGAGAAGGAGCCAATTTTGAGTAGCTTCTTGTATGCGAGCATCTTGGCGCATGATTGTTTAGAGCAGGCGTTGGGGTTTGTTCTTGCAAACAGGTTGCAGAACCCGACACTTCTGGCTACTCAGCTGATGGATATATTCACTAATGTAATGATGCATGACAGAGACATTCAGCGATCTGCTCGGCTAGACGTGCAG GCGTTTAAAGAACGTGATCCAGCTTGTTTGTCTTACTGTTCGGCTCTATTGTATCTCAAG GGTTACCTTGCTCTGCAAGTATATCGAGTAGCTCATTCACTGTGGAGTCAAGGACGCAAAGTATTGGCCTTGGCATTACAAAGCCGAGTTAGCGAG GTGTTTGGAGTGGACATTCACCCTG CCTCAAAAATTGGAGAGGGAGTATTGTTGGATCATGGTACGGGTGTGGTTATTGGGGAAACTGCTGTTATAGGAAACAGAGTTTCATTGATGCAG GGTGTAACTTTGGGAGGAACTGGGAAAGAAATTGGTGACCGTCATCCAAAAATAGGTGAAGGTGCACTAATAGGAGCCAGTGCAACTATACTTGGGAATATAAAAATAGGTCGAGGAGCCATGATAGCTGCTTGTTCCCTTGTGCTTAAAGATGTCCCTCCACACAG CATGGTGGCAGGAATACCAGCAAAAGTGATTGGATATGTAGACGAAAAAGATCCTTCATTAACCATGAAGCATG ATGCTACCAAAGAATTTTTTGAAAATGTAGCTGTTAAGTTCAGAGATGCAAGGTCTGCCG GAGGGCAGACTTCAGAAAAAAGTGACGGGAGCACTTGA
- the LOC133715596 gene encoding serine acetyltransferase 2 isoform X2, translated as MACVTDESWVALPRMLSERLSLREEEAKEEEEPGFFDSESAAYRLEKVFPVYALGIQKPESESESDPVVVADSSDDPIWDAVREEAKLEAEKEPILSSFLYASILAHDCLEQALGFVLANRLQNPTLLATQLMDIFTNVMMHDRDIQRSARLDVQAFKERDPACLSYCSALLYLKGYLALQVYRVAHSLWSQGRKVLALALQSRVSEVFGVDIHPASKIGEGVLLDHGTGVVIGETAVIGNRVSLMQGVTLGGTGKEIGDRHPKIGEGALIGASATILGNIKIGRGAMIAACSLVLKDVPPHSMVAGIPAKVIGYVDEKDPSLTMKHDATKEFFENVAVKFRDARSADFRKK; from the exons ATGGCCTGCGTGACCGACGAGAGCTGGGTCGCGCTGCCCAGAATGCTATCGGAGCGTTTGTCTTTGAGGGAGGAAGAggccaaggaggaggaggagcccGGGTTTTTCGACTCCGAGTCCGCCGCGTACAGGTTGGAGAAGGTTTTTCCGGTGTACGCATTGGGGATTCAGAAACCCGAGTCCGAGTCCGAGTCCGACCCGGTTGTTGTGGCTGACAGTTCGGACGACCCGATTTGGGACGCTGTCAGGGAAGAGGCCAAGTTGGAG GCAGAGAAGGAGCCAATTTTGAGTAGCTTCTTGTATGCGAGCATCTTGGCGCATGATTGTTTAGAGCAGGCGTTGGGGTTTGTTCTTGCAAACAGGTTGCAGAACCCGACACTTCTGGCTACTCAGCTGATGGATATATTCACTAATGTAATGATGCATGACAGAGACATTCAGCGATCTGCTCGGCTAGACGTGCAG GCGTTTAAAGAACGTGATCCAGCTTGTTTGTCTTACTGTTCGGCTCTATTGTATCTCAAG GGTTACCTTGCTCTGCAAGTATATCGAGTAGCTCATTCACTGTGGAGTCAAGGACGCAAAGTATTGGCCTTGGCATTACAAAGCCGAGTTAGCGAG GTGTTTGGAGTGGACATTCACCCTG CCTCAAAAATTGGAGAGGGAGTATTGTTGGATCATGGTACGGGTGTGGTTATTGGGGAAACTGCTGTTATAGGAAACAGAGTTTCATTGATGCAG GGTGTAACTTTGGGAGGAACTGGGAAAGAAATTGGTGACCGTCATCCAAAAATAGGTGAAGGTGCACTAATAGGAGCCAGTGCAACTATACTTGGGAATATAAAAATAGGTCGAGGAGCCATGATAGCTGCTTGTTCCCTTGTGCTTAAAGATGTCCCTCCACACAG CATGGTGGCAGGAATACCAGCAAAAGTGATTGGATATGTAGACGAAAAAGATCCTTCATTAACCATGAAGCATG ATGCTACCAAAGAATTTTTTGAAAATGTAGCTGTTAAGTTCAGAGATGCAAGGTCTGCCG ACTTCAGAAAAAAGTGA
- the LOC133715626 gene encoding isocitrate dehydrogenase [NAD] regulatory subunit 1, mitochondrial-like isoform X1, with protein sequence MARRTIPILRHLLTKPRPGVAAQTRSVTYMPRPGDGAPRAVTLIPGDGIGPLVTNAVEQVMEAMHAPVYFEKYEVTGDMPRVPEEVIESIRKNKVCLKGGLATPMGGGVSSLNMQLRRELDLYASLVNCFNLRGLQTKHDNVDIVVIRENTEGEYSGLEHEVIPGVVESLKVITKFCSERIARYAFEYAYLNNRKKVTAVHKANIMKLADGLFLESCREVATNYPGITYNEVIVDNCCMQVVARPEQFDVMVTPNLYGNLVANTAAGIAGGTGVMPGGNVGADHAIFEQGASAGNVGNQKILDQKTANPVALLLSSAMMLRHLQFPSFSDRLENAVERVILEGKFRTKDLGGHSTTQEVVDAVIAALD encoded by the exons ATGGCTCGAAGAACGATACCGATCCTCCGCCACCTCCTAACAAAGCCCCGACCCGGCGTCGCGGCCCAAACCCGATCGGTCACCTACATGCCCCGACCCGGCGACGGAGCTCCGCGCGCCGTGACTCTAATCCCCGGCGACGGAATCGGACCGCTCGTCACGAACGCCGTGGAGCAGGTGATGGAGGCGATGCACGCGCCGGTCTACTTCGAGAAGTACGAGGTCACCGGCGACATGCCGAGGGTGCCGGAGGAGGTGATCGAGTCGATCAGGAAGAACAAGGTGTGCCTGAAAGGCGGGCTGGCGACGCCGATGGGCGGCGGCGTCAGCTCACTGAACATGCAGCTCCGGCGAGAGCTCGATCTCTATGCCTCGCTCGTCAACTGCTTCAATCTGCGTGGCTTGCAGACCAAGCATGACAACGTCGACATTGTGGTGATCAGGGAGAACACCGAGGGCGAGTACTCGGGGCTCGAGCACGAGGTCATTCCTGGAGTCGTTGAAAGCCTTAAG GTGATCACAAAGTTCTGTTCAGAGCGTATTGCTAGATATGCTTTTGAGTATGCTTACCTGAACAACAGAAAGAAGGTGACTGCTGTGCACAAAGCAAACATTATGAAGCTTGCAGATGGTCTGTTCTTAGAGTCTTGTCGTGAGGTGGCTACAAATTATCCAGGGATCACTTACAATGAAGTAATTGTTGACAACTGCTGCATGCAAGTTGTTGCAAGGCCCGAGCAATTTGATGTCATG GTGACACCCAATCTTTATGGTAACCTAGTTGCAAATACAGCCGCTGGTATTGCTGGAGGCACTGGTGTCATGCCAGGAG GAAATGTGGGGGCTGATCATGCTATTTTTGAGCAAGGTGCTTCAGCAGGAAATGTGGGGAATCAGAAAATATTGGATCAAAAGACAGCAAACCCAGTAGCCTTGCTTCTCTCCTCTGCCATGATGTTGAGACATTTGCAATTTCCTTCCTTCTCTGATCGATTAGAAAATGCTGTCGAAAGAGTAATCTTAGAGGGCAAGTTCAGGACAAAGGACCTTGGAGGACATAGCACTACCCAAGAGGTTGTTGATGCGGTCATTGCTGCCTTAGATTGA
- the LOC133715626 gene encoding isocitrate dehydrogenase [NAD] regulatory subunit 3, mitochondrial-like isoform X2 — translation MARRTIPILRHLLTKPRPGVAAQTRSVTYMPRPGDGAPRAVTLIPGDGIGPLVTNAVEQVMEAMHAPVYFEKYEVTGDMPRVPEEVIESIRKNKVCLKGGLATPMGGGVSSLNMQLRRELDLYASLVNCFNLRGLQTKHDNVDIVVIRENTEGEYSGLEHEVIPGVVESLKFCSERIARYAFEYAYLNNRKKVTAVHKANIMKLADGLFLESCREVATNYPGITYNEVIVDNCCMQVVARPEQFDVMVTPNLYGNLVANTAAGIAGGTGVMPGGNVGADHAIFEQGASAGNVGNQKILDQKTANPVALLLSSAMMLRHLQFPSFSDRLENAVERVILEGKFRTKDLGGHSTTQEVVDAVIAALD, via the exons ATGGCTCGAAGAACGATACCGATCCTCCGCCACCTCCTAACAAAGCCCCGACCCGGCGTCGCGGCCCAAACCCGATCGGTCACCTACATGCCCCGACCCGGCGACGGAGCTCCGCGCGCCGTGACTCTAATCCCCGGCGACGGAATCGGACCGCTCGTCACGAACGCCGTGGAGCAGGTGATGGAGGCGATGCACGCGCCGGTCTACTTCGAGAAGTACGAGGTCACCGGCGACATGCCGAGGGTGCCGGAGGAGGTGATCGAGTCGATCAGGAAGAACAAGGTGTGCCTGAAAGGCGGGCTGGCGACGCCGATGGGCGGCGGCGTCAGCTCACTGAACATGCAGCTCCGGCGAGAGCTCGATCTCTATGCCTCGCTCGTCAACTGCTTCAATCTGCGTGGCTTGCAGACCAAGCATGACAACGTCGACATTGTGGTGATCAGGGAGAACACCGAGGGCGAGTACTCGGGGCTCGAGCACGAGGTCATTCCTGGAGTCGTTGAAAGCCTTAAG TTCTGTTCAGAGCGTATTGCTAGATATGCTTTTGAGTATGCTTACCTGAACAACAGAAAGAAGGTGACTGCTGTGCACAAAGCAAACATTATGAAGCTTGCAGATGGTCTGTTCTTAGAGTCTTGTCGTGAGGTGGCTACAAATTATCCAGGGATCACTTACAATGAAGTAATTGTTGACAACTGCTGCATGCAAGTTGTTGCAAGGCCCGAGCAATTTGATGTCATG GTGACACCCAATCTTTATGGTAACCTAGTTGCAAATACAGCCGCTGGTATTGCTGGAGGCACTGGTGTCATGCCAGGAG GAAATGTGGGGGCTGATCATGCTATTTTTGAGCAAGGTGCTTCAGCAGGAAATGTGGGGAATCAGAAAATATTGGATCAAAAGACAGCAAACCCAGTAGCCTTGCTTCTCTCCTCTGCCATGATGTTGAGACATTTGCAATTTCCTTCCTTCTCTGATCGATTAGAAAATGCTGTCGAAAGAGTAATCTTAGAGGGCAAGTTCAGGACAAAGGACCTTGGAGGACATAGCACTACCCAAGAGGTTGTTGATGCGGTCATTGCTGCCTTAGATTGA
- the LOC133727161 gene encoding G2/mitotic-specific cyclin-2 produces MVISDENCANLVRPTNVQGGVEMGNRKIGHNRRALGVINQSLIGAKPYPCVVNKRGFPGKHEICEKKQADPAHRPITRKFAAQIGSTQQLSQEEIKKPSDSFGDCIFIDEEFKLPEDQADQPEPMFLEHAETMPNEANVKEVEMEDIVEEPLVDIDSSDLKNPLAVVEYVEDLYTYYRKMEGFSCVPPDYLEQQFDINEKMRAILIDWLIEVHDKFELLDETLFLTVNLIDRFLSQQTVVRKKLQLVGLVAMLLACKYEEVSVPVVGDLILISDKAYTRKEILEMESLILNTLQFNMSVPTPYVFMKRFLKAAQSDKKLELLSFFLIELSLVEYEMLKFSPSLLAASAVYAAQCTLYGFKQWSRTCEWHTNYSEDQLLECTSWMVGFHQKAATGKLTGVHRKFCTSKFGFIANCEPAKFLLQTQL; encoded by the exons ATGGTTATTTCTGATGAGAACTGTGCTAATCTGGTCAGACCCACAAATGTTCAAG GGGGAGTAGAAATGGGTAACAGGAAGATTGGGCATAACAGGAGGGCATTGGGAGTTATTAATCAGAGTCTAATCGGAGCTAAGCCATACCCTTGTGTTGTTAACAAGAGAGGCTTTCCTGG AAAGCATGAGATCTGTGAAAAGAAGCAGGCAGATCCGGCACATAGACCGATTACAAG GAAGTTTGCTGCACAAATTGGAAGCACTCAGCAATTGAGTCAAGAG GAAATTAAGAAACCCTCAGATAGTTTTGGAGATTGTATATTCATAGATGAGGAATTCAAGTTACCTGAAGACCAGGCTGACCAGCCAGAGCCCATGTTCTTAGAACATGCAGAAACAATGCCTAATGAAGCCAATGTG AAGGAGGTTGAAATGGAGGATATTGTGGAGGAGCCACTTGTGGACATTGATAGCAGCGATTTAAAGAACCCACTAGCGGTTGTGGAGTATGTTGAGGATCTTTATACTTATTACAGGAAAATGGAG GGTTTTAGCTGTGTCCCACCTGATTATCTGGAACAACAATTTGACATCAATGAGAAGATGAGGGCTATACTAATTGACTGGCTTATTGAG GTGCACGACAAGTTTGAGCTCCTGGACGAGACATTGTTTCTTACTGTTAATCTTATAGATAGATTTTTATCCCAGCAAACAGTGGTAAGAAAGAAACTTCAGTTAGTTGGTCTGGTTGCCATGCTTTTAGCATGCAAGTATGAGGAAGTTTCTGTGCCTGTTGTGGGCGATTTAATCCTTATATCCGATAAGGCTTACACAAGGAAGGAAATCCTGGAAATG GAGAGCTTGATCCTCAACACATTGCAATTTAACATGTCAGTTCCAACACCGTATGTTTTCATGAAAAGGTTCCTCAAGGCTGCTCAATCTGACAAAAAG CTTGAACTTTTATCCTTCTTCTTGATCGAGCTCTCTCTCGTGGAATACGAGATGCTTAAGTTCTCGCCATCTTTGTTGGCTGCTAGTGCAGTCTACGCTGCTCAGTGTACTCTTTATGGTTTCAAGCAGTGGAGTAGAACCTGTGAGTGGCACACAAACTACTCGGAAGATCAGCTTTT AGAATGTACAAGTTGGATGGTTGGTTTCCACCAAAAGGCAGCAACAGGGAAACTCACAGGGGTACATAGGAAGTTCTGTACATCCAAGTTTGGCTTCATTGCGAATTGTGAACCAGCAAAGTTTCTCTTACAGACCCAACTATAG
- the LOC133715588 gene encoding protein GRIP, translated as MAEETEAAQMEDNSKPQRHGSDSNGDLALENGSSGDAHDQLVLMVTELKFQNEFLKSQIEGFQSLQPAEPSEGGGSEEVERLRQSIESLNSQLEEEKQTRAAAEKALKHLREEHLEADSRAQDLSAKLAEAQQKLDQEIKEREEKYSDLDSKFTRLHKRAKQRIQDVQKEKDDVEARFREVNERAERALSQQSALQQELDKTRQQANDALKAIDAERQQLRSANNKLRDNLEELRNALQPKESAIEALQHTILEKDQMLEDMRGLLQAAEEKRQASLAELSAKHQKNLESLEAQLADASSDRNKATETISSLQMLVAEKESKIAEMEAASTGEAARLRAAAETVKGELAHLKHEHEKEKESWEAASRGLKTKLEVAESNRICAEIEVAKMRSQLESEMSAQTRMLDARDAELATAKEEINRLKNEFSSYKVRAHALLQKKDADLAAAKDSEQVTALEEALKEAEKEVSSLSAERDKALQDLQDALTNYNKELAERDAALNDTMQQIKSLEKKLESTNAHHRSAKEAWEVNLSNLEETWRARCETLRAQNEASSGEDIKKELEELKLRYKKLKEEHSSFRDLADRMMEEKDKEISRLVDDNKNLHQSLESRPKVDHNDNYSTGMHKQDPSSLSTSALEQQILILARQQAQREEELAQSQRHILALQEEIEELEHENRLHSQQETMLKTELRNMERSQKREGVDMTYLKNVILKLLETGEVEALLPVVGMLLQFSPEEIQKCQQAYRASVDVPPSPASDASGSATSSLFSRFSFT; from the exons ATGGCGGAAGAGACCGAGGCGGCTCAAATGGAGGACAATTCGAAACCGCAGAGGCACGGAAGCGATAGCAATGGAGATCTCGCATTGGAGAATGGCAGCTCAGGCGATGCTCATGATCAGCTTGTGCTGATGGTCACGGAGCTCAAATTCCAGAACGAATTCCTCAAGTCTCAGATTGAAGGCTTTCAGAGTTTGCAACCAGCAGAACCGAGTGAAGGCGGTGGTTCCGAAGAGGTTGAACGGCTCCGGCAGAGCATTGAGTCATTGAATTCGCAGCTTGAGGAAGAGAAGCAAACGCGAGCTGCGGCAGAAAAGGCTCTGAAGCACCTTAGAGAAGAACACTTGGAAGCTGATTCAAGAGCGCAGGACCTCTCTGCAAAGCTAGCTGAAG CTCAACAGAAGTTGGATCAAGAAATTAAAGAGCGTGAAGAGAAGTACTCTGATCTTGACTCGAAATTCACCAGGCTTCACAAACGAGCAAAGCAGCGTATTCAAGATGTTCAAAAG GAAAAAGATGACGTTGAGGCTCGATTTCGTGAAGTAAATGAAAGAGCTGAGCGAGCATTATCCCAACAGTCAGCATTGCAGCAAGAGCTTGACAAAACCAGGCAACAAGCAAACGATGCACTGAAAGCAATTGATGCTGAGAGACAACAATTAAGAAGTGCAAATAATAA ACTACGAGACAACCTGGAGGAATTGCGAAATGCATTGCAACCAAAAGAGAGTGCTATCGAGGCACTGCAACATACAATTTTGGAGAAGGATCAG ATGTTAGAAGATATGCGAGGTTTGCTTCAGGCTGCTGAGGAAAAAAGGCAAGCTTCATTAGCTGAACTCTCTGCTAAACATCAGAAG AATTTGGAGAGTTTGGAAGCGCAACTTGCGGATGCATCATCCGATAGAAATAAAGCAACTGAAACTATTTCTTCACTGCAG ATGCTAGTTGCTGAGAAAGAGTCAAAGATTGCAGAGATGGAAGCGGCATCAACGGGTGAGGCAGCAAGGCttagagctgctgcagaaacTGTAAAAGGAGAGCTTGCTCACCTTAAACATGAGCAT gagaaagaaaaggagagcTGGGAAGCTGCCTCTCGGGGACTGAAAACAAAGCTGGAAGTCGCTGAGAGCAATCGGATATGTGCTGAAATTGAAGTAGCCAAAATGAGAA GTCAGCTGGAATCAGAGATGTCTGCACAAACCCGAATGCTTGATGCAAGAGATGCTGAACTTGCAACTGCCAAGGAGGAG ATCAACCGCCTTAAAAATGAATTTTCTTCCTACAAAGTACGTGCTCATGCACTTCTCCAAAAGAAGGATGCAGATCTAGCTGCAGCTAAAGACTCTGAACAAGTTACAGCTCTTGAGGAAGCACTAAAA GAAGCTGAAAAAGAAGTTTCGTCTCTGAGTGCTGAAAGAGATAAGGCCCTTCAGGATCTTCAGGATGCCTTGACGAATTATAATAAAGAACTAGCAGAAAG AGATGCAGCTCTTAACGATACCATGCAGCAGATCAAGAGCTTAGAAAAAAAGCTCGAGTCTACTAATGCCCATCACCGATCCGCCAAAGAAGCATGGGAAGTTAACCTAAGTAATTTGGAAGAAACATGGCGGG caaGATGTGAAACATTAAGAGCTCAAAATGAAGCATCTTCTGGAGAAGACATAAAAAAAGAACTGGAAGAGCTCAAATTACGGTATAAAAAATTGAAG GAAGAACACAGTTCATTTCGTGATCTTGCTGATAGAATGATGGAGGAGAAGGACAAAGAAATTTCTAGACTTGTAGATGATAATAAGAACCTTCATCAATCTTTGGAGTCAAGACCAAAG GTTGATCATAACGATAATTATAGCACAG GCATGCATAAACAGGATCCATCAAGTTTAAGCACCTCTGCATTAGAACAGCAGATTCTG ATTCTGGCAAGGCAACAAGCGCAAAGAGAGGAAGAGCTAGCACAGTCACAGAGGCACATTTTAGCGCTTCAA GAGGAAATTGAGGAGCTGGAGCATGAAAATCGTCTGCATAGCCAACAG GAAACAATGTTGAAGACTGAGCTTCGCAACATGGAAAGATCACAGAAGAGGGAAGGAGTAGATATGACTTACCTCAAAAATGTTATATTAAAGCTTCTTGAAACTG GTGAAGTGGAGGCTCTATTACCTGTGGTTGGTATGCTCCTTCAGTTTAGTCCTGAAGAG ATCCAGAAGTGTCAACAAGCATACCGTGCATCTGTAGATGTCCCTCCTAGCCCAGCAAGTGATGCTTCAGGATCTGCCACCTCCTCGCTTTTCTCAAGATTCTCATTCACTTAA